Proteins encoded within one genomic window of Conchiformibius steedae:
- a CDS encoding host-nuclease inhibitor Gam family protein has product MSKTRVKTAALSNQSKQDIIDAIKQIGDISREVKRQEAEMNDGIAALQQQYAEATAPLNAQMEELQKTVQVWCEANRDALTDNGSVKSADLVTGTVKWRNNPPSVRVTGTAAVLALLKANPDLERFVRVKEEVNKDAVLNERDKFDSGQVPGLKIVEGREYFVIEPHDQDLSHI; this is encoded by the coding sequence ATGAGCAAAACCCGTGTAAAAACCGCCGCCCTGTCCAACCAAAGCAAACAGGATATTATTGATGCCATTAAGCAAATTGGCGACATCAGTCGTGAAGTCAAACGCCAAGAAGCCGAGATGAACGATGGCATTGCCGCCTTGCAACAGCAGTACGCCGAAGCCACTGCCCCGCTGAACGCCCAAATGGAAGAGTTGCAAAAAACCGTACAAGTCTGGTGTGAAGCCAACCGCGATGCGCTGACTGACAACGGCAGTGTTAAAAGTGCCGATTTGGTAACAGGTACGGTTAAATGGCGCAACAACCCGCCGTCTGTGCGGGTAACGGGTACGGCGGCGGTGCTGGCATTGTTGAAAGCCAACCCCGATTTGGAACGTTTTGTTCGCGTAAAAGAAGAAGTCAATAAAGATGCCGTCTTAAACGAGCGCGACAAGTTTGATAGCGGGCAAGTACCCGGACTGAAAATCGTGGAGGGACGCGAATACTTTGTGATTGAACCGCACGACCAAGATTTAAGCCACATTTAA
- a CDS encoding gp16 family protein — MANQSDTRQKLIAKIHIGKVQLGMDDTTYRAMLMRVTSKQSCAKMNEAELARVAQELARLGFGHSLGKTPLRRADATPMMRKIAALLNETGKTWNYAHGIAKKMFGVENVNRLDNDQLHRVVAALQYHAQRQEKETANG; from the coding sequence ATGGCAAATCAATCTGATACACGGCAAAAACTGATTGCCAAAATCCATATCGGCAAGGTGCAGCTAGGCATGGACGACACCACTTACCGCGCCATGCTGATGCGTGTTACCAGTAAGCAATCATGCGCGAAAATGAACGAAGCGGAATTGGCACGGGTGGCGCAAGAGCTGGCGCGTTTGGGCTTTGGACACTCGCTTGGCAAAACCCCGCTGCGCCGCGCCGATGCGACACCGATGATGCGTAAAATCGCCGCTTTGCTGAATGAAACAGGCAAAACATGGAATTATGCACATGGCATAGCGAAAAAAATGTTTGGTGTGGAAAACGTAAACCGCTTGGACAACGACCAACTGCACCGTGTGGTGGCTGCGCTGCAATACCACGCGCAACGTCAAGAAAAGGAAACTGCAAATGGATAA
- a CDS encoding DUF7681 family protein, producing MKNKELTFGQKAVGLTFNPSGNEKVTQCKQAFADLIDMMNDLRSDPNSSQDAKRHASVAITELETAQMRAVKALTV from the coding sequence ATGAAAAACAAAGAATTAACATTTGGTCAAAAAGCGGTGGGTTTAACATTTAACCCAAGCGGTAACGAAAAAGTAACGCAATGCAAACAAGCATTTGCCGATTTAATTGACATGATGAATGACTTGCGTAGCGACCCAAATAGCTCGCAAGACGCAAAACGTCATGCGTCTGTGGCAATCACCGAACTGGAAACCGCGCAAATGCGTGCTGTAAAGGCTTTGACGGTGTAA
- a CDS encoding helix-turn-helix domain-containing protein, translating to MITYPETGYTPANLRHLLGILGMTQAAAANYLGVSDRTVRMWLAETDKPSHTDMPLLQWRKLSALANTD from the coding sequence ATGATTACTTACCCCGAAACGGGCTATACGCCCGCCAATCTGCGCCATCTGTTGGGTATCTTGGGTATGACACAGGCGGCAGCCGCAAACTATTTGGGCGTGTCTGACCGCACGGTCAGAATGTGGCTGGCGGAAACTGACAAACCGTCCCATACCGATATGCCCTTGCTGCAATGGCGTAAACTATCGGCATTGGCAAACACTGACTAA
- a CDS encoding helix-turn-helix domain-containing protein, translating to MRGKTLTDLAREYNISPRVVSLALQKPSLAGEKAIADFLNRPLHELFPQRWTKDGRRIRPRYRYLYEEQAA from the coding sequence ATGCGGGGAAAAACCCTTACTGACCTAGCCCGTGAATACAATATCTCGCCGCGTGTGGTGAGTTTGGCATTGCAAAAACCAAGTTTGGCAGGCGAGAAAGCCATCGCTGATTTTTTGAACCGACCACTGCATGAGTTATTTCCGCAGCGTTGGACAAAAGACGGTAGGCGTATCCGTCCGCGTTATCGTTATCTATATGAGGAACAGGCAGCATGA
- a CDS encoding DUF2786 domain-containing protein, which translates to MMDKNKALEKIKKCLALSQSANENEAAQALKHAQALMAQYGLNQVDVDLSEISEVSRPAAKTRNLPDWHWQLIHTVSHAFGVNDFFQAGCAVFVGPAHRAEIAAYAYEVLLRQLQAARRRYMADTLKYVRPRSAKIYRADAFCIGWVQTVSGMVSEFAMTTHEKGLIERHMSRYEIQEAPDRKRHADGYTQLMAAADYRIGRDAGKSAQLHHAMGGEAETARQLEQPS; encoded by the coding sequence ATGATGGACAAGAATAAGGCTTTAGAAAAAATCAAAAAATGCTTGGCATTAAGCCAATCCGCCAATGAAAACGAAGCGGCGCAGGCATTGAAGCACGCACAGGCATTGATGGCGCAATACGGCTTGAATCAGGTGGATGTGGACTTGTCAGAAATCAGTGAAGTCAGCCGCCCTGCCGCCAAAACGCGTAACTTACCTGATTGGCATTGGCAACTGATACACACGGTCAGCCATGCTTTCGGTGTGAACGACTTTTTTCAAGCAGGCTGTGCCGTATTTGTCGGTCCCGCGCACCGCGCCGAAATCGCTGCCTACGCCTACGAAGTGCTGCTGCGCCAGCTTCAGGCTGCCCGCCGCCGCTATATGGCAGACACCCTGAAATATGTGCGTCCGCGCTCAGCCAAAATCTACCGTGCCGATGCCTTTTGCATCGGCTGGGTGCAAACCGTAAGTGGCATGGTAAGCGAATTTGCCATGACTACCCATGAGAAAGGGCTGATTGAACGGCATATGAGCCGTTATGAAATCCAAGAAGCCCCCGACCGCAAACGCCATGCCGACGGCTATACGCAGTTGATGGCCGCCGCCGACTACAGAATCGGTCGCGATGCAGGCAAATCCGCGCAACTGCATCACGCAATGGGCGGAGAAGCGGAAACGGCGCGACAATTGGAGCAACCGTCATGA
- a CDS encoding Mor transcription activator family protein: protein MDKKINEQDFADLQHLLPPMFAEIVRLIGLDSAYLLVKNYGGTTFKIGKNKNKQGKVLHFALAEVVGEDNACKIEQHLGGQRELNIPKCDAVLRELRNREIRREYDELTTRAQYPMGTMLAAQNLARAYHLTQRRIFDIVNAPPSEPPAQTQLWTMAG, encoded by the coding sequence ATGGATAAGAAAATCAACGAACAGGATTTTGCGGATTTGCAACACCTGCTACCGCCGATGTTCGCGGAAATTGTGCGCCTGATTGGTTTGGATAGTGCGTATTTGCTGGTTAAAAACTATGGCGGCACAACGTTTAAAATCGGTAAAAACAAGAATAAACAGGGAAAAGTATTGCATTTCGCCCTTGCTGAAGTGGTGGGCGAAGACAATGCTTGCAAGATTGAGCAGCATTTGGGCGGACAACGCGAGCTAAATATCCCCAAATGTGATGCGGTGCTGCGCGAGCTGCGAAACAGGGAAATCCGCCGCGAATATGATGAGCTGACCACGCGGGCGCAGTATCCGATGGGTACGATGCTGGCAGCGCAGAATCTTGCCCGTGCCTACCATCTGACACAGCGGCGCATCTTTGACATCGTCAATGCCCCACCGTCCGAACCACCCGCGCAAACGCAGTTGTGGACAATGGCAGGTTAA
- a CDS encoding S24 family peptidase, producing the protein MELSTQEIVDLVQHAREQGIEIDLPSSKGGVKKRAESKNWASRTVKGKGGRNGVKTLYTLPDKVIHELTEKGLLHLLETAPSVPHTATPPSALYDLPLSMQPAFSQYQQWAAEQDRKRIVPIRYYSQVFASAGNGNIVWDTNCDVMWFRASFIQQLAVEPAHCFCTRVQGDSMFPTLIDRGAVLWHATARFTGEGVYLFRQYDEIRVKRLVRTAPDRYQIISDNPNKSIYPTVELDLSRFEPHEFELYGKYLWSAGVAG; encoded by the coding sequence ATGGAATTAAGCACCCAAGAAATAGTGGATTTGGTTCAACACGCCCGAGAACAAGGCATTGAAATTGACTTGCCTTCAAGTAAAGGAGGGGTAAAGAAGAGAGCAGAAAGTAAAAACTGGGCAAGCCGCACAGTAAAAGGCAAAGGTGGACGCAATGGTGTCAAGACGTTGTACACCTTACCTGATAAGGTAATCCATGAATTAACAGAAAAAGGCTTACTGCACCTGCTGGAAACCGCCCCCAGTGTCCCCCATACAGCCACCCCACCATCTGCCCTGTATGATTTACCCCTGTCCATGCAGCCCGCTTTTAGCCAATACCAACAATGGGCAGCCGAGCAGGACCGCAAACGCATCGTCCCCATCCGCTATTACAGTCAAGTATTTGCCAGCGCAGGCAACGGCAACATCGTCTGGGACACCAACTGCGATGTCATGTGGTTTCGCGCGTCCTTTATCCAGCAATTAGCCGTAGAGCCCGCCCATTGCTTCTGTACCCGCGTACAAGGCGACAGTATGTTTCCTACCCTGATTGACCGTGGAGCCGTGTTGTGGCACGCCACAGCCCGTTTCACAGGGGAGGGCGTGTACCTGTTCCGCCAATACGACGAGATTCGCGTCAAACGCCTTGTCCGTACCGCCCCCGACCGCTACCAAATCATCAGCGACAACCCCAACAAAAGCATCTACCCCACCGTAGAATTGGACTTAAGTCGTTTTGAACCGCACGAATTTGAGTTATACGGCAAGTATTTATGGAGCGCAGGCGTAGCAGGCTGA
- a CDS encoding AAA family ATPase, protein MKIANINNLSLVAIAMEKLTNRMDGLPGLGVLYGPSGYGKTTATVAVANRTQAYYVQLRSAWSKKTLLEKACFEMGVPVGKNVAASLDNIVEQLAASQRPLILDEADYLVSKAGMVELVRDIYEGSQAPIMLVGEEQLPNKLKKYERFHGRVLSWIPAQPVSMADAELLAAVYAPDVQIDKELLAHIVELAHGSVRRVTVNLVNLAEAAAVNGYESADMGSIAKMQGFEFYKGEVPKRGVRV, encoded by the coding sequence ATGAAAATTGCCAATATTAACAACCTTTCTTTGGTCGCGATTGCGATGGAAAAACTGACCAACCGTATGGACGGCTTGCCTGGACTGGGCGTGTTGTATGGTCCGAGCGGTTACGGTAAGACCACTGCTACGGTGGCGGTTGCCAACCGCACCCAAGCCTATTATGTGCAACTGCGCTCGGCTTGGAGCAAAAAAACCCTGCTGGAAAAAGCCTGTTTTGAAATGGGTGTACCCGTTGGCAAAAACGTTGCCGCCAGCTTGGACAATATTGTCGAACAGCTTGCTGCCAGCCAACGCCCCTTAATCTTGGATGAAGCCGATTATCTGGTCAGCAAGGCGGGCATGGTGGAGCTGGTACGCGACATCTACGAGGGCAGTCAAGCTCCTATTATGCTGGTGGGCGAAGAGCAGTTGCCCAACAAGCTGAAAAAATACGAGCGTTTCCACGGGCGCGTGTTGAGTTGGATTCCTGCCCAGCCCGTGAGCATGGCAGATGCGGAGCTGTTGGCGGCGGTGTATGCGCCTGATGTGCAGATTGATAAAGAGCTGCTGGCGCATATTGTGGAACTGGCACACGGGTCGGTGCGGCGCGTAACCGTCAATTTGGTGAATTTGGCGGAGGCGGCAGCGGTAAACGGCTATGAATCGGCGGATATGGGTAGCATTGCCAAAATGCAAGGCTTTGAATTTTATAAAGGGGAAGTGCCGAAACGCGGGGTGCGCGTATGA
- a CDS encoding Mu transposase C-terminal domain-containing protein — MSMQFSIAELLALELPDLPKSKSGLTKRIKTEAWAFIEVAAKGGKGGVKKMYTPPPAILKQIQAQQAEKLLAETAPAPLPAVQADTREDALAGSTAAQRNQEGARLAVLQEVEKLMTQTGVGKDAAITTLLTQAKQAEYPHLAAMLAAANDKRGGGGGIPSSRTIKRWFAQREASGNLIAKKIQADMRVPAWLNLFLQHWQQPMKPSVERAYLYFVSDWAAQKPLEKPPSVHAVRRALAKMGMVSRQVGRKGARELKNDLPFTRREFLHLPPAAIYTADGHQFDAEVLNPLSGKPFRPEITTVLDIATRRLMGWSVGLAESRFTVLEALCHASRTAIGAVWYVDWGKGFENLMMTDEAVGLMGRLGMTMKHARAYNSQAKGASERSHQIFTHAAKALPSYIGKDMDDEARKTVYRWSRKEIKLHGKIINSPIPTWDEFKAYVEAIVDDYNNRPHRSLPKITDANGKKRHLTPHEMWALKVKEFGEPPKVGAEEEGWLFRPQIVRTVRRGEISIFNNVYFSEQLNEYNGLEMRVGYDVQDAQWVWVYDDAGRLVCKAEWNGNSQSYYPESVVAQAIDKRTEARIKRAEVRVQDALAERRGAALLEHQPSVNLGGMVLDLSGAELAAKGEAAMVRLAERANADKQQAVVVPVSEVQQANVWRVPETAAERFAEYWRICDRADLPDAAARWVKRYPQSHEYQAMHKQAA, encoded by the coding sequence ATGAGTATGCAGTTTTCCATTGCAGAATTATTGGCTTTGGAGCTGCCCGATTTGCCAAAAAGCAAATCAGGCTTAACCAAGCGAATTAAAACGGAAGCATGGGCATTTATTGAAGTGGCAGCCAAAGGCGGCAAAGGCGGTGTGAAAAAAATGTACACGCCGCCACCTGCTATCTTGAAACAGATACAGGCGCAACAGGCTGAAAAGCTGTTGGCGGAAACTGCACCTGCACCGTTGCCTGCTGTACAGGCTGATACCCGTGAAGATGCGTTGGCTGGCAGTACAGCAGCACAACGTAATCAGGAGGGGGCGCGGTTGGCGGTGTTGCAGGAAGTGGAAAAGCTGATGACGCAAACGGGTGTGGGTAAGGATGCGGCAATTACCACGCTGCTGACCCAAGCCAAACAAGCGGAATATCCGCATTTGGCGGCGATGTTGGCGGCAGCTAACGATAAGCGCGGCGGTGGTGGGGGCATACCCAGCAGTCGGACGATTAAACGTTGGTTCGCGCAGCGTGAGGCTTCGGGTAATCTGATTGCGAAAAAGATACAGGCAGATATGCGTGTGCCTGCGTGGTTGAACTTGTTTTTGCAGCATTGGCAGCAGCCGATGAAGCCGAGTGTGGAACGGGCTTACCTCTATTTTGTGTCTGATTGGGCGGCGCAAAAACCACTTGAAAAACCGCCGAGTGTCCATGCGGTGCGGCGGGCGTTGGCGAAAATGGGCATGGTCAGCCGTCAGGTGGGGCGCAAGGGGGCGCGGGAGTTGAAAAACGATTTGCCGTTTACGCGGCGGGAATTTTTGCACCTGCCACCTGCGGCGATTTACACGGCGGACGGGCATCAGTTTGACGCGGAGGTGTTGAATCCGTTGAGCGGTAAGCCGTTTAGACCTGAAATCACGACGGTGTTGGATATTGCGACACGGCGGCTGATGGGTTGGAGCGTGGGCTTGGCGGAAAGCCGTTTTACGGTGCTTGAAGCCTTGTGCCATGCGAGTCGTACGGCGATTGGGGCGGTGTGGTATGTGGACTGGGGTAAAGGCTTTGAAAATCTGATGATGACCGATGAGGCGGTGGGCTTAATGGGACGGTTGGGCATGACGATGAAACACGCCCGCGCTTATAACTCGCAAGCGAAAGGGGCATCGGAACGCAGCCACCAGATATTTACCCATGCAGCTAAAGCCTTGCCCAGCTATATCGGCAAGGATATGGATGATGAGGCACGGAAAACGGTGTATCGCTGGTCGCGCAAGGAAATCAAGCTGCACGGGAAAATCATCAATAGCCCGATTCCCACTTGGGATGAGTTTAAGGCTTATGTGGAAGCGATTGTGGACGATTATAACAACCGTCCACACCGCAGCCTGCCGAAAATCACGGACGCAAACGGTAAGAAACGCCACTTAACGCCACATGAGATGTGGGCGTTAAAGGTTAAGGAGTTTGGCGAGCCGCCAAAAGTGGGGGCGGAAGAGGAAGGCTGGTTATTCCGTCCGCAAATTGTCCGCACGGTAAGACGTGGTGAAATCAGTATTTTCAACAATGTTTATTTTAGTGAACAACTTAATGAGTACAACGGTTTGGAAATGCGGGTGGGCTACGATGTGCAGGACGCACAATGGGTGTGGGTGTATGACGATGCGGGCAGGCTGGTATGCAAGGCGGAATGGAATGGTAACAGTCAATCCTACTACCCTGAAAGTGTGGTGGCTCAAGCGATAGACAAACGCACGGAAGCGCGTATCAAACGGGCGGAAGTACGGGTGCAGGATGCGCTGGCAGAACGGCGCGGGGCGGCGTTGTTGGAACATCAGCCCAGCGTGAATTTGGGAGGCATGGTGTTGGATTTATCGGGGGCGGAACTGGCAGCCAAAGGGGAAGCGGCGATGGTGCGCTTGGCGGAACGGGCAAATGCGGACAAGCAGCAGGCGGTGGTTGTGCCAGTAAGCGAGGTACAGCAGGCAAATGTGTGGCGTGTGCCTGAAACGGCGGCGGAACGGTTTGCCGAATACTGGCGCATCTGCGACAGGGCGGATTTGCCTGATGCAGCGGCGCGGTGGGTTAAGCGTTATCCACAAAGCCATGAGTATCAGGCGATGCACAAGCAGGCTGCCTGA
- a CDS encoding helix-turn-helix domain-containing protein — MSGRCGLLPDARREFAANLAELLAEKGWRNIHDKEMAQKIGEFCQVPVSGQTVHYWRKGSFLPRQDWFDRLADWLDCEPHDLLSPQYQSILQQRSH, encoded by the coding sequence ATGAGTGGAAGATGTGGACTACTGCCAGATGCCCGCCGTGAATTTGCGGCAAACCTTGCGGAATTACTGGCTGAAAAAGGTTGGCGCAACATCCATGACAAGGAGATGGCACAGAAAATCGGCGAGTTTTGCCAAGTGCCTGTCTCTGGTCAAACAGTGCATTACTGGCGCAAAGGCAGTTTTTTGCCGCGTCAAGATTGGTTTGACCGTTTGGCGGATTGGCTGGACTGCGAGCCACACGACTTATTATCGCCACAGTATCAGTCTATTTTACAACAACGGAGTCATTGA
- the dxs gene encoding 1-deoxy-D-xylulose-5-phosphate synthase — MMDTPLLDTVTLPEDLRRLDLAQLPQLAAELRTFLLESVGQTGGHFASNLGAVELTLALHYVYDTPSDHLVWDVGHQSYPHKILTGRKNRMNTMRQFGGLAGFPKRSESEYDDFGVGHSSTSIGAALGMAVADKLAGSEARSVAIIGDGAMTAGQAFEALNNAGDMDIDLLVILNDNEMSISPNVGALPKYLARRVLHGDMRDVLHNIKKQSAPILDKLPTVKGLAEKAEQKLKTVASESEHVKQSLSLFENFGFAYTGAVDGHNVTELVQVLRELKQRKGPQLLHVITKKGQGYKLAENDPVKYHAIGKTPSSAPAAPATPRPTYTQIFGQWLIDQARADSKLVAITPAMREGSGLVEFEKQFPERYFDVGIAEQHAVTFAAGLACGGIKPVVAIYSTFLQRAYDQLVHDVALQNLPVLFAIDRAGIVGADGPTHAGAYDLSFLRCVPNMVIAAPSDENECRLLLSTCYQLDKPAAVRYPRGTGCGAAVQEHLDTVALGKGVLRRTGAGKVAFIAFGSMVQPALAAAQALDASVADMRFVKPLDTDLLAQLAQSYDYLVCVEENAATGGAGSAVLEALAQAGVVKPVLLLGIPDIVTEHGDADKLLADMDLCATGLQTRVNAWLGAHASNLPDNVLP; from the coding sequence ATCATGGACACGCCCCTGCTCGATACCGTTACCCTGCCCGAAGACCTGCGCCGTCTTGATTTGGCACAACTGCCACAACTGGCAGCCGAACTGCGTACTTTTTTATTGGAAAGCGTCGGGCAGACCGGCGGGCATTTTGCCAGTAATTTGGGCGCGGTAGAGCTTACCCTTGCCCTGCACTATGTGTACGACACCCCGAGCGACCATCTGGTGTGGGACGTAGGGCATCAAAGCTATCCGCACAAAATCTTAACGGGACGCAAAAACCGCATGAATACCATGCGACAATTTGGCGGATTGGCGGGTTTTCCCAAGCGCAGCGAAAGCGAGTACGATGATTTTGGTGTCGGGCATTCCTCCACATCCATCGGCGCGGCATTGGGCATGGCGGTTGCCGACAAACTTGCAGGCAGTGAAGCCCGCAGCGTTGCCATTATCGGCGACGGCGCCATGACCGCAGGTCAAGCATTTGAAGCCCTGAACAACGCAGGCGATATGGACATTGATTTATTGGTGATTTTAAACGACAACGAAATGTCCATATCCCCCAATGTGGGTGCATTGCCCAAATATCTGGCGCGGCGCGTGTTGCACGGCGATATGCGCGATGTTTTGCACAACATCAAAAAACAATCTGCGCCTATTTTGGACAAATTGCCTACTGTCAAAGGCTTGGCAGAAAAAGCCGAACAAAAGCTCAAAACCGTTGCCAGCGAAAGCGAACACGTCAAACAATCCTTGTCGCTGTTTGAGAATTTTGGTTTTGCCTACACAGGCGCAGTGGACGGACACAATGTAACCGAACTGGTACAAGTATTACGAGAACTGAAACAGCGCAAAGGTCCACAACTGCTTCATGTGATTACCAAAAAAGGTCAGGGCTATAAATTGGCGGAAAACGACCCCGTTAAATACCACGCCATTGGCAAAACCCCGTCTTCTGCACCTGCTGCGCCCGCCACGCCACGCCCCACTTACACCCAAATTTTCGGGCAATGGCTGATTGACCAAGCCCGCGCCGACAGCAAACTGGTGGCGATTACCCCCGCCATGCGCGAAGGCAGCGGCTTGGTGGAATTTGAAAAACAGTTTCCCGAACGCTATTTTGATGTCGGTATTGCCGAACAACACGCCGTAACCTTTGCCGCAGGGCTGGCTTGCGGCGGCATTAAGCCCGTTGTCGCCATTTATTCCACCTTTTTGCAACGCGCTTACGACCAACTGGTTCACGATGTTGCCCTGCAAAACCTACCCGTTTTGTTTGCCATTGACCGCGCAGGCATTGTCGGCGCAGACGGACCCACCCACGCAGGCGCGTATGATTTAAGCTTTTTGCGCTGCGTACCCAATATGGTGATTGCCGCGCCTTCCGATGAAAACGAATGTCGTCTATTATTATCTACTTGTTATCAATTGGATAAGCCTGCGGCGGTGCGTTATCCGCGCGGTACGGGCTGCGGCGCAGCCGTGCAAGAGCATTTAGACACCGTTGCCCTAGGCAAAGGCGTATTACGGCGCACAGGTGCAGGCAAAGTGGCATTCATTGCCTTTGGCAGCATGGTGCAACCCGCTTTAGCAGCAGCCCAAGCCCTAGATGCCAGCGTAGCCGATATGCGTTTTGTCAAACCCTTGGATACCGATTTACTGGCACAATTGGCGCAGTCGTATGATTATTTGGTGTGTGTGGAAGAAAACGCCGCCACAGGTGGTGCGGGCAGCGCGGTTTTGGAAGCCTTGGCACAGGCAGGCGTGGTTAAACCCGTGTTGCTGCTGGGGATTCCCGACATCGTAACCGAACATGGCGATGCCGATAAATTACTGGCAGATATGGATTTATGCGCCACAGGCTTGCAAACGCGGGTAAACGCATGGTTGGGCGCACATGCTTCAAATTTACCTGATAATGTGTTGCCTTAA
- a CDS encoding XRE family transcriptional regulator, whose translation MTNKRINKPYMHEEWFGILEAKVAESSRGIVAKDLGYSLTAVSLIMNGKYAGSTDKVCERVLEVYTRIACPHTGAEMPLLMCVETANGKAPTHNPMKMAHWRACQNCPKRPKRE comes from the coding sequence ATGACGAATAAACGTATTAACAAGCCATATATGCATGAAGAGTGGTTTGGTATTTTGGAAGCAAAGGTGGCGGAAAGCTCACGCGGGATTGTCGCCAAAGACTTGGGGTACAGCCTGACTGCTGTCAGCCTGATTATGAATGGCAAATATGCAGGCAGTACGGATAAGGTGTGCGAGCGTGTGTTGGAAGTGTACACGCGCATCGCTTGCCCACATACAGGGGCGGAAATGCCATTGCTGATGTGCGTGGAAACCGCCAACGGTAAAGCCCCTACTCACAATCCCATGAAAATGGCGCATTGGCGGGCGTGTCAAAACTGCCCGAAGCGACCGAAACGGGAGTAA
- a CDS encoding HU family DNA-binding protein, whose translation MNKKELIKAVAEQAGLNQADAAKAIDALTAVIGNTLAQGSEVQLTGFGTFGTLKRAERLGRNPATGEMLIIPASRVPKFKAGKNLKDAVANS comes from the coding sequence ATGAACAAAAAAGAACTGATTAAAGCCGTTGCCGAACAAGCAGGCTTAAACCAAGCCGATGCCGCCAAAGCCATTGACGCGCTGACTGCCGTTATCGGCAACACGCTGGCGCAAGGCAGTGAGGTGCAACTGACGGGCTTCGGTACGTTTGGCACGCTGAAACGCGCCGAACGTTTGGGGCGTAACCCCGCCACGGGCGAAATGCTGATTATCCCCGCCAGCCGTGTCCCCAAATTTAAAGCGGGTAAAAACCTGAAAGATGCGGTTGCCAACAGCTAA